Below is a window of Dictyostelium discoideum AX4 chromosome 1 chromosome, whole genome shotgun sequence DNA.
ATCAATATGATTCAATGTATCGTAAAACTGGCAGTAAAAttctaattaaaattaaaatggaaattttaattttaattagaattttaaatGTCGCTTTAAATCTTCCACCCTCGGATAAATATAATActcgttattattattcttataGTATCTTAAGTACTTTTAAAACCTTGGATACAAGAATTCACAATAATTCAAATCATACCAATTTTAATCatcatttacaattaataaatttaaaagataaattattgaatttaaatttctataaaaatgattataatgACACTTTTAGTTATTATTGGTTAAATCAACTTTCAAACTTTAAAggttataataaattattaatacctttaattttattacattttaaaatttattttatttataaaaatattaaaaataataataataataataataataataataataataataataataaaattttaccagaaaacattgaaaatgaaattaaagaaattttaggtgaagattatttaatagattatgaatttaaagaaaaacaattattaaggttattaataattgaaagtcaatcaaaatcattatatAGATTTTATTATGAAAGATATAGTCAAACTATTGAACAAAACTTgattacaaaatttaaagtACCAATTTATGAATCATCTAATGTTTTTGATGATTTACAAATATTGGCTAAACTTggatttaatgaaaatctCAATAGAATAATTCAATgtataaatgattttattaatgatCATAATGTTAGAATTTGTAAAAACTTTcataaatattttgaaataataagatttattagaaattatatatttaataattttaattgtaatgaaaattatagtaaattaattgaagtaATGTCAATTAATGGTGTGGGATTAACAATACTTTATTTACCAAGTAAATGGAAttcttatttaaaatattttactcttgaacaatttaaaaatgataaagttttaatttcagATAAACAAGTTATAAAATggttaaaatcaattgaaaaaaaaaagaataaaatgtTTTCATCAGTTTTATcagaatattataaaaaaagaagaaataatttaatagaGTTTAGTTGTAATGAAATTGCTCAATATGCAATCAAAAAATTAGAGATtggtaatttttcaaataaattcccaccaattaaatttgatattatcaaatggtcaaccattgaaaatcaaaatccaatttcaaatattattaatgaactttcttttcaaaattacaacattttaattgaatctgatcaagataataataatattgatattgatattgttaaaaataaaaagaaaacaaattttattattcaattaaattataacctttataaattaattaataatgataattattcAGAAATTcgtaaatttttaattcaaaatttaattaaaagaattttaaaaattaatggtggtaatgctttaaatcaaatatttaaaactacAAGTTTTAAAGATACTTTACAAAATTATCCATTCACATTTTTTGAAACATTTATAAACTCTTTTAATAactttgaaattgaaaatgttataatgtttttaaatagtGGAATTGATTTcataaaatatcaatatgATTTTCAACTAGTTTGGAATAAAAAAGTCGATCAAGTTATAGacatttacaaaaaaaaatattcatttggttttaattacacaaatataataaataatattaaaagtgaagtggttttaaattttattaactaTTGGTTAACTCAAGATAAAATTCCATTCAAttctgaaattaataaattaatagtaaatcatttatttaaaaagttaattcAAACTCAAGGTATTACAATTTATCAAGTTtcaaaaattagaaatttaatattaaatttatcatcatcatcatcatcatcatcatcatcatcatcattaccaaataataatgataaaataatatttttagaagAAACAAATTttcatacttttttttatctttataataAGACACCAAAGATTTCACATTATATAGAGAGTACAGagtattcaatttttaatttaaattcaaattcagaTGCaagtttatttgattttcaatttatttataaggaatcatttgaaagattaattgaaattttaatggAAAAGGATAATGGTAATGAGCCTACCAATAAAAAGGTAAATAATCAACTATTATACTTTTTAGTGATAAGAAgaattgatttgttttttaatcacCTTCAAACTATTAGAAAATTGGGATTGAATTTTAGATTTAGTAAATATTCagaattgataaaaattattcaacatcaacaatttagtggaaattcaaatgattctttaaaaacttttattaatgaatatAGATTAACAAATTCTAATATCACTGAACAATCAATTGCATCACAACTCTTAATTGAAtcagtaaaattaaatagtaaagaagaaattattaatttcattattgaaAACTATCAACCAGAAAAAATAACTCTTCCATCTTCAACCATTGATAATCCTTTagttcaaaaaattttaaaaaattatccaaatttgttgaagttttaaaagtgatcaattctaaaaataaatgtggTAAAAATGGAAAAGTAAAActatgaaaaaataaaaaataaaaaataaaaataaaaataaaaatagaaataaaaataaaaaaataaagatattgataaaaaacattcaaatgtgaataataaaaaggtatatttaattaaaactgtgcgcaaaaaaaaaaaaaaaaaaaaaaaaaaaaaaaaaatagaatggttactttcattttttttatatcttatATCATTTTGTATTTTCGAATATATactatattaatattaaaaataaataaaatttaataattgttaaaaaaaaaagaaaaagaaaatgaaaaaaaaaaaaaaaaatttccattttttttttttttttttttttttttttttttttcaaagtcAACACCAAAATTTGccctaaaaataaaaaaaaaaaaagggctttttttttgttatgtTACCTtcttgtaaaaaaaaagaaaaaataagaaaaaaaaaaataaagaaaaaaaaaaaaattgacacttcatttttttggaattaaagtattaaaaaaaaaaaaaaaaaaaaaagatcaatgTGTGTTaaatatatgaaaaaaaaaaaaaaatttcacccataataacaataataatactatcaCACTTTcacaaacacacacacacttaaaacatttataaattttcatttttttttatttttttatttatttttatagtattctcttttaaaaaaaaaacaataacatattattatttgaatatttttcaaatttaaaattatttatttaaaacaacacAACAGAAACAAttcatatatataattatattagaTACAAATAGATAtagatataataaataaataaataaatatatataaatatatatatttataaatatatatttgtaaatatataaatataaaatgaaatgtATATCAAATATAACATCAAGTAGcagaaaacaaaaatttttaattttatttatcctTGTTGCAAGTTCTATATTGTTGATGTTTTATGATGAATTTAGTTTTATAACAGTATTTAATaaagacaacaacaacaacaacaacaacaacaacaactatagaacaaatcaatttaaagataacgataatattttttacacTAATCGAATTTTAGAAGAAACTAGGAATTCAGATGTTGTCATTTTTCTATGGGATCCATCATCAGAACGCGATGATTGGACaggaattttaaaatctaataatttagtaacacaacaacaaattgatgattataataataaaaaatctttatttacttcaacaacatcaacaacttcTCATCCTTATACTAGTAGTAGAAGTAGTACTAGTACTAGTAGTAGAAGTAGTACTAGTACTAGTAGTAGAAGTAGTACTAGTGGAGGTAGAAGTAGTAGTGGAGGTAGTAGTACTAGTAGTGGAGGTAGTAGTACTAGTAGTGGAAGTAGTAGTACAACTAGTAGTAGAGGTAGTAGTACCACTAGTAGAAGTAGTAGTACTACTGGTATTAGAGGTGGTAGTAGTACAACTCAACAAACTGAAGTGGAAGCAGCAGCAGCAGTATCAGGTCAATTATCAATagattttaatcaaaaatcactatcaataaaattaaatgaagtatttaatgaaaagaataaatgTTCATGTTCATGTAGATTTACAAATCTTCAAGAAGAGATTGTTGAGtcacatttaattttatttgatccAGTTTATTTACATAAAGATAATTGGAAGAGATCACCATTAAAGTTACCAGAGAAACATTCACATCAAAAGTTTGGTTTATTTCATTATAACTCAAAGAGTCAATATTCAATACTCTCTAATAAACCATATAATAACTTGATGGATATTGATATCTCTTACCTAAATAGTGATCATAATCTTGATATCACTTTAGCATGTCCACCCAATTCATCTTTTACCCTTGACGAcacttcaaaattattattaaaaaaacacaaagaTTGGGATAAACGTAATAATTCTGCAATTTTCATTTCTTCAAATTGCGTAGAtggtttatcattatcaagaactgtatgtttttttaaaaaaaaacaaataataacaatataataatattaatttattttttttttttttttatgtgattttttagaatttagtaaaagaattatcaaaaattattaaaattgaatcattagGCAATTGTTTGAATGATAATACagttaatattaaaagtaaaGAAGAATTAGGATCAATTTATTCAAGAATTGAGTATAATATGGAAATTTATAAGAAAGCgaaatttgtaatttgttttgagaatgaaaattcaacaaaCTATGTAACAGAGAAAGTTTATACTGCTTTATATGCTGGTGCAATACCAATTTGGATGGGTGctaaaaatattgatcaaTATGTACCAACGGGTTCGATTATCAAtggaaatgaatttaataatattaatgaaattggtgaacatataaaatcaataatagatggtaaaattgattataaaagatatttcaaatggaaagatgataatgataatcaaTCATTAGAGAGTAAAgttattgataaattaaaacgtTGTATTAATACAGTTGATATGAAATGTAAAATTTGTGAGACCATTTATAAATCGATTGAGCAATCTGATAGGGATTATCTATCATCAACTGTTGCTGCaaagaattatcattatGTTTCAAACAATATTGGATATTATACACCCCAATTTGTGTCAATGAAAGGATTGGGTGACCATATCTTTGTCAATAGGAATGAAGATACTTGTAAGAATTGTTTTAATCTTGATGATCATTATACCCTAATGGCATGGGTCAAGCCATCAACATTCTCTGATCAGAGAATTATTGATAAGAATCATGCGGGAACAATTAGTGGATACAATTTCGATATTCAAAAGACATCAGGTGGTCGTGGTGTGGCTAGACTATGTGCGGGTACAGCATGTTTTGAATCCTTCAAGAGTATACCCAACGATTTATGGTCACATGTTGCTGTGGTGTTTAgttgtaataatttagatGTTCAAAAGAATCGTGTcactttttatataaatgGTGTGTTTAATGCAGagtttgataattttaaaccaaCTAAAATTAATGACTTCCCTTTGGTAATTGGTAAATCTGGTAAAAAAACTGAATCAACAAGTTATCATGGTATGATTGATGATATAATGATCTTTAATATCTCTCTAACCTCTGATGATATCAAATATGTACTCTCTTCAAAACCAAATCTTTCCACCTTTAAATTTGCAAATGATCTTCAACTCTTTTATGATTTCGAttataatccaaataatccaAAATCACATGATCGTAATATAGTTcgtgataaatcaatttataaaaatgatggTACCTTTGCTAGTGGTTCAAGTGATGACTATTCTGAAAAAATAACTTCAATAAGTAAagaaatatcttttaataaaaaattataaaaaaataaaactaataataataataataataataataattaattttattttattttatttatttatttgaggATATGTACAatttatagttattattattattttgtaaattatttatatttgtaattttaatttttcaattatttttaaagattcatCTATGTGAGAAGTTGAACTAAGTAAACCATCATGTATACCTGCTATAATACCATGTTTATCAATGATGAATGTTTTTCTACCA
It encodes the following:
- the fut11 gene encoding LamG-like jellyroll fold domain-containing protein; amino-acid sequence: MKCISNITSSSRKQKFLILFILVASSILLMFYDEFSFITVFNKDNNNNNNNNNNYRTNQFKDNDNIFYTNRILEETRNSDVVIFLWDPSSERDDWTGILKSNNLVTQQQIDDYNNKKSLFTSTTSTTSHPYTSSRSSTSTSSRSSTSTSSRSSTSGGRSSSGGSSTSSGGSSTSSGSSSTTSSRGSSTTSRSSSTTGIRGGSSTTQQTEVEAAAAVSGQLSIDFNQKSLSIKLNEVFNEKNKCSCSCRFTNLQEEIVESHLILFDPVYLHKDNWKRSPLKLPEKHSHQKFGLFHYNSKSQYSILSNKPYNNLMDIDISYLNSDHNLDITLACPPNSSFTLDDTSKLLLKKHKDWDKRNNSAIFISSNCVDGLSLSRTNLVKELSKIIKIESLGNCLNDNTVNIKSKEELGSIYSRIEYNMEIYKKAKFVICFENENSTNYVTEKVYTALYAGAIPIWMGAKNIDQYVPTGSIINGNEFNNINEIGEHIKSIIDGKIDYKRYFKWKDDNDNQSLESKVIDKLKRCINTVDMKCKICETIYKSIEQSDRDYLSSTVAAKNYHYVSNNIGYYTPQFVSMKGLGDHIFVNRNEDTCKNCFNLDDHYTLMAWVKPSTFSDQRIIDKNHAGTISGYNFDIQKTSGGRGVARLCAGTACFESFKSIPNDLWSHVAVVFSCNNLDVQKNRVTFYINGVFNAEFDNFKPTKINDFPLVIGKSGKKTESTSYHGMIDDIMIFNISLTSDDIKYVLSSKPNLSTFKFANDLQLFYDFDYNPNNPKSHDRNIVRDKSIYKNDGTFASGSSDDYSEKITSISKEISFNKKL